CAATAACTTCTATTTAAACTCTTCTTACAAAGGAACTTTTGGAACAGGCTGGCAGTTAACTTCAGGAATTAGTTATGGTTACAGCAAAAACAAAATCAAATATGATATTAATGATGTTGACAGCAATGAAAATGCGGCTCAGTTAAAATTAAAATTGCAGAAAAAAATCTCAAATCATTTCAAAGTTTCTTTTGGTACTGATTATTTCATTACAAGATTCAATGAAAACTTCAATGATAATACTTCTATTGATGTGGCAAATGGTTACGATTCTAACATTTTCGCCGCTTATACAGAAGCAGATATTTTATTCTCTAAAAATCTGGCGATGAAAGTAGGTTTTAGATATTCGAACAATAGTTTGTTAAACGAAAATAATATTGCACCTAGAGCTTCTATTGCTTACAAAGTTTCGAAAAGCAGTCAGTTCTCATTTGCTTACGGAGATTTTTCTCAAACGCCTGTAGTGGATTATATTAAATTTTCAAAATACCATCAGTTTGAAAGTGAAAAAGCACAGCATTATATTTTAAATTACCAGTTTACACAGCCAGGTCAGACGTTTAGAGCCGAAGCATATTATAAAGATTACAGTAATTTGGTTCAATACAATACAAGAGATATTCAGTACAATTCAGTTTTCAATAACAACGGTTCAGGTTACGCAAAAGGATTGGATATTTTTTGGAGAGACAGCAATTTGTACAAAAACTTAGAATACTGGATTTCATATTCATATATAGATTCACAAAGACAATATAAAAACTTCCCAAATATGGCAACTCCAAGTTTTGTGGCCAATCATAATCTGTCTGTTGTAACGAAATATTTCATTACAGATTGGAAATCACAAATCGGATTCACAAATAGTTTCAGCACAGGACGTCCGTACAACGATCCAAACCAGACACAATTTATGAACGGAAAAACAAAATCATATAATAACTTGAGTTTCAACTGGGCGTATTTACTAACCACACAAAAAATCCTTTATTTCTCAGTTTCAAATGTTTTAGGGACAAAAAATATTTTTGGATACGATTATGCTAAAAATCCAGATCCAAGTGGTGTATATCAAAGACAAGCCGTTGTTCCAACAGCAGATAGATTCTTCTTCATAGGTTTCTTCTGGACAATCAGCCAGAATAAGAGTGAGAATCAGTTGAAGAACTTGTAATTCAGGTACAAAGAGGCAAAGACCCAAAGGGACAAAGCTTTAAAAGTTTAAGAGAGAAAACCTTTGTCACTTTGTAACTCTGAACCTTTGTAACTCAAAAAGAAACAATTCAGTAACCAAAATCAACAACTCAGCAGCATTTAATTTTAAAAGAGTAAAAACCACTATACTTTTGAAGTGTAAAATAAAAGGAACAAAGAAGCAAAGTGAAGGTTCAAAGTTTTAGAATCTTAAAAATTAGAAAAAAGCCTTTGTCACTTTGCAACTCCAAACCTTTGAATCTTAAAAAAAGAACCTTAAAAAAAGAAATCATGACCAAAATTATTACCATAACTATTTTATTTATCTGCAGCTTAATGTCTGCTCAAAATGTGAAATTAACAGTTACTGTTTCAGGTTTGAAAAGTAACACAGGAACGGTTAAAGTTGGATTGTATAATTCAGACGGAACGTTTCTTAAAACAACATATAAAAGTCTTGCTTCCGAAATTAAAAATAACAAAGCAGTGGTGACATTTGATAATCTTCCTGCTGGAGAATACGCCATTTCAACGTATCATGATGAGAACAACAACGGGAAACTAGACAAAAATATGATGGGAATTCCGTCTGAAGATTATGCTGCTTCCAATAATGCAAAAGGATTTATGGGGCCGCCTTCCTATAAAGATGCTAAATTTGATATCAATAAAGATTCAAAAATTGAAATTACATTATAATAAAAATAACTAATCTCTATAAACAAACCATTAAATAACTTGTAAAATGAAAAAAATCATCACTTTAATCGCATTATTTGTAGTAGTAATAGCTTCGGCTCAAACGCAATTTGAACAAGGAATGACAAAGGCTTTCGGACTTTGGAAAGAAGGAAAAAATGCAGAAGCTTCGGCATTATTTGAAAGAATTGCAGCAGCAGAAAAAAACAGTTACTTGCCAAATTACTATGTTGCTCTAATCAATACTACAGCTGTTTTTACAGAAAAAGACAAAACTAAAATCGATCTATTGTTAACTAAAGCACAGGACGCATTAGACATTGAGTTTATTAAAGACCAAAATAATGCCGAATTGTACGTGTTACAAGCTTTAATTTATACAGGATATGTAGTAGCTGACCCAATGACAAACGGAATGAAGTATTCTAGTAAAGTGATGGAAGCTTACGCAAAAGCAAAAGCGATTGATCCAAATAACCCAAGAGCTGTATTTGGAGAAGCTGATTATCAGTTAGGAGGAGCAAAATGGACAGGTGTTGACACAAAACCTTTGTGTGCGCAAGTTGATAAATCTATTGAACTTTTTGCTACTTTTAAACCAGAAACTCCTTTTTCTCCAAAATGGGGATTAGACAGAGCTTTGGAAATCCAAAAAACTTGTAAATAATTTAATTCAAAGAAGTAATGACTTTAAAACCAAATCTACTTAAAGCATTGTTAGTAGGCGGAATCGTTTTTCTATTCTCCTTCCTGATTCGTTTTGCTTCATTTGGAATGGCAATTTTCAATAATAATTTGTACATATTTTTCTTGTACTGTATGCTTTACAGCGTTGTCCTTTATATTGTAAATGCTTCTCTATTTGTATACTTAGATAAGGTTTTTAAAGACAACAGATTTTCTAATAAAAGAATTTTTATAGGTTTTGTAAGCTCCTTTTTTGTTTCGATTTTCTTTGTTTTTCTACTTCGTGTTTTTACGAATGTAGTAATTGAAAGACGTCCGATATTAAGTTTTCTGGCAAATGAAGAAGCTTCAACATACATTGAAAATGCAGTCATTGCTTTTATTATTCTCCTAGTATTTCATGCCTTACATTTTTACAAAGCTTATCAGGAGAATAAAGTTATACAACAAAAGATTATTGCGGGAACGGCAAATGCCAAATTCGAAAGTTTAAAAAATCAGATCGACCCGCATTTTCTTTTTAATAGTTTGAATGTTTTAAGTTCTTTGATCGAAGAAAATCCCGACAATGCGCAGCGATTTACAACATCGTTATCTAAAATCTACAGATATGTTCTGGAACAAAAAGATAAAGAATTAGTTTCTGTAGAAGATGAATTATCGTTTGCTAAAACCTACATGAACCTTCTAAAAATGCGTTTCGAAAATAGTTTGTTTTACGAACTGCCAACAGAAAACATCAATCCAGACGCGAAAGTAGTGCCATTGTCTTTACAGCTTTTGCTCGAAAATACGGTGAAACACAATGTAGTAAGCGAACAAAAACCATTGCACATTCGAATTTTTATAGACAAAGATTATTTAGCAATACAAAATGATCTTCAGAAAAAAGAAGTTCTTCAAGATAGACAAGGTGTTGGACTTCAGAATATTGTAAATCGATACGGAATTATAACTGATAGAAAAGTGAAAATTGAACAAGATGAAAAGAATTTCACAGTTAGGATTCCAATTTTAACTAAACAAATAACTGTCATGGATATAAGTACAGAATACAACGACGAAGCTAAAGCATATTACAGAGCTAAAAAAAGAGTGGAAGAGTTGAAAGGATTTTATGGAAATTTAATTTCATATTGCT
This is a stretch of genomic DNA from Flavobacterium endoglycinae. It encodes these proteins:
- a CDS encoding TonB-dependent receptor, with product MKTRITFILLLLSTFTFSQNIISGKVVDQKGKPVAGANIYLDGTYDGATSSETGEFSFETTETGNKFLVVSFLLFETFKQEIDVANYKNQTVKLRENINALDAVVITAGTLESGDKARVSVLKPLDIVTTAGSAGNIVAALQTLPGTQTVGEDGRLFVRGGEASETQTFVDGIRVAQPYGATTNNLPTRSRFSPFLFSGIAFSTGGYSAEYGEALSSVLLLNTQDEADHEKTDIGLMTVGLSLGNTQKFKKSSLSVNMMYVNLAPYQAVIPQNVKWNSPYQSLGGETVYRYNFTNGIFKLYASFDSERFDLNQKNINFENPIRTDLNNNNFYLNSSYKGTFGTGWQLTSGISYGYSKNKIKYDINDVDSNENAAQLKLKLQKKISNHFKVSFGTDYFITRFNENFNDNTSIDVANGYDSNIFAAYTEADILFSKNLAMKVGFRYSNNSLLNENNIAPRASIAYKVSKSSQFSFAYGDFSQTPVVDYIKFSKYHQFESEKAQHYILNYQFTQPGQTFRAEAYYKDYSNLVQYNTRDIQYNSVFNNNGSGYAKGLDIFWRDSNLYKNLEYWISYSYIDSQRQYKNFPNMATPSFVANHNLSVVTKYFITDWKSQIGFTNSFSTGRPYNDPNQTQFMNGKTKSYNNLSFNWAYLLTTQKILYFSVSNVLGTKNIFGYDYAKNPDPSGVYQRQAVVPTADRFFFIGFFWTISQNKSENQLKNL
- a CDS encoding DUF2141 domain-containing protein, whose translation is MTKIITITILFICSLMSAQNVKLTVTVSGLKSNTGTVKVGLYNSDGTFLKTTYKSLASEIKNNKAVVTFDNLPAGEYAISTYHDENNNGKLDKNMMGIPSEDYAASNNAKGFMGPPSYKDAKFDINKDSKIEITL
- a CDS encoding 2TM domain-containing protein — protein: MTLKPNLLKALLVGGIVFLFSFLIRFASFGMAIFNNNLYIFFLYCMLYSVVLYIVNASLFVYLDKVFKDNRFSNKRIFIGFVSSFFVSIFFVFLLRVFTNVVIERRPILSFLANEEASTYIENAVIAFIILLVFHALHFYKAYQENKVIQQKIIAGTANAKFESLKNQIDPHFLFNSLNVLSSLIEENPDNAQRFTTSLSKIYRYVLEQKDKELVSVEDELSFAKTYMNLLKMRFENSLFYELPTENINPDAKVVPLSLQLLLENTVKHNVVSEQKPLHIRIFIDKDYLAIQNDLQKKEVLQDRQGVGLQNIVNRYGIITDRKVKIEQDEKNFTVRIPILTKQITVMDISTEYNDEAKAYYRAKKRVEELKGFYGNLISYCCVIPCLVFINLQFSPGFQWFWFSALGWGFGVAMHAFKVFGYSSDWEERKIREILEKENNQKTWK